One Desulfovibrio fairfieldensis genomic window carries:
- a CDS encoding DUF2179 domain-containing protein, with the protein MTLLGMHLDFAGALLIFCLRLADVTLGTVRTVLVMRGVRFVAALVGFFEIVIWVVAISRVMAHLDNVFNIIAYAGGYSCGILMGIFVEERLALGITVVNIVAPEDDEHLAAVLRKAGFGVTRLEAFGMHDEMHFLRVVLPRRKVNSLVRLCKKLSPKSFLTIEDVRSAHGGYLP; encoded by the coding sequence ATGACACTCTTGGGAATGCATTTGGATTTTGCGGGAGCGCTGCTGATTTTCTGCCTGCGTCTCGCGGACGTGACTCTGGGTACGGTCAGAACCGTCCTGGTCATGCGCGGCGTGCGTTTTGTGGCGGCCCTGGTGGGCTTTTTCGAGATCGTCATCTGGGTGGTCGCCATCTCACGGGTCATGGCGCATCTGGACAACGTCTTCAACATCATTGCCTATGCCGGGGGCTACAGTTGCGGCATTCTGATGGGTATTTTCGTGGAAGAGCGCCTGGCTCTGGGCATCACCGTCGTCAATATCGTGGCGCCCGAGGACGACGAGCACCTTGCCGCCGTGTTGCGCAAAGCCGGTTTCGGCGTAACCCGGCTTGAGGCCTTCGGCATGCATGACGAAATGCACTTCTTGCGGGTGGTCTTGCCGCGCCGCAAGGTCAACAGCCTGGTGCGCCTGTGCAAGAAACTTTCGCCCAAGAGCTTTCTTACCATTGAGGATGTGCGCAGCGCGCACGGCGGCTATCTGCCGTAG
- a CDS encoding sigma-54-dependent Fis family transcriptional regulator gives MLSQMSAIPNLEELIRRSHARSARYGLDPHLDGAPEAGGLSAAGLRKRINGQREFFDLARAQIDTLYGLLKGTGFCMALADSEGYVLYVVGDAELVEHFKRRRCLPGYRWLERDVGTCAIGLALEEKVPVFLPGDAMFSMDARRLSNAGAPVFAPDGGVVLGAISLSGESAMMHVHTLGLVRQAAETVTSQLRERERMRDLATTNQYLRALIESDSRGIVTVDSHGRIVQTNRSARRLFSLPVSPAGRDFEDFTGGRSGVLEHLATGKSFKAREILARHSGMTHFASFDPICMSNGEVVGGLLTVQEKKEVMGMAVEVTGSHAHFTFDSILGSSACLGQALRHARIAAASTAPVLLCGETGTGKELFAQAIHNGGERRNRPFVAINCGAIPKELLESELFGYEEGAFTGARKGGRPGKFELADSGTLFLDEIGDMPFDMQVKLLRVLQTGEIQRVGGLRTVPVDLRVISATNKDLRQAIEQQKFRADLYYRISTLNILVPPLRERPEDILPLAEYFIQRHRLRLNKPTAVLPPDTAAMLTAHAWPGNVRQLESAVERAMHLAEGGDLLAEHFGIAGLERPRQAAPSEPSGGSGQGTLEDLEQRAVAEALARHNGNIRAASRALGVSRPTLYRKLKKMAGRD, from the coding sequence ATGCTCAGCCAGATGTCCGCCATTCCGAACCTTGAGGAACTTATCCGGCGTTCGCACGCGCGTTCCGCGCGCTACGGCCTGGACCCGCATCTGGACGGCGCGCCCGAGGCCGGAGGTCTGAGCGCGGCGGGTCTGCGCAAGCGGATCAACGGGCAAAGGGAGTTCTTTGACCTGGCCCGGGCGCAGATCGACACGCTCTACGGCCTGCTCAAAGGCACGGGTTTCTGTATGGCCCTGGCCGACAGTGAGGGCTATGTGCTTTACGTGGTGGGGGACGCGGAACTGGTGGAGCATTTCAAACGGCGGCGCTGCCTGCCCGGCTACCGCTGGCTGGAGCGCGACGTGGGCACCTGCGCCATCGGTCTGGCCCTGGAGGAGAAGGTGCCGGTCTTTCTGCCCGGCGACGCCATGTTTTCCATGGACGCGCGCCGTCTGAGCAATGCGGGCGCGCCGGTTTTCGCGCCGGACGGCGGCGTTGTGCTGGGGGCCATTTCGCTCAGCGGCGAGTCGGCCATGATGCATGTGCACACCCTGGGCCTGGTGCGCCAGGCCGCGGAAACCGTGACCTCCCAGTTGCGCGAGCGGGAGCGCATGCGGGACCTGGCCACCACCAACCAGTATTTGCGCGCCCTTATCGAATCCGACTCGCGGGGCATTGTCACCGTGGACTCGCACGGCCGCATCGTGCAGACCAACCGTAGCGCCCGGCGGCTCTTCAGTCTGCCCGTCTCGCCCGCCGGGCGGGATTTCGAGGACTTTACCGGCGGCCGCAGCGGCGTGCTGGAACATCTCGCCACGGGCAAAAGTTTCAAGGCGCGCGAAATTCTCGCCCGGCACAGCGGCATGACGCATTTCGCTTCCTTTGACCCCATCTGCATGAGCAACGGTGAAGTGGTGGGCGGCCTGCTCACCGTGCAGGAAAAAAAGGAAGTCATGGGCATGGCCGTGGAAGTGACCGGCAGCCACGCCCATTTCACCTTTGATTCCATTCTGGGGTCCAGCGCCTGCTTGGGGCAGGCCCTGCGCCACGCGCGCATCGCGGCGGCCAGTACGGCCCCGGTGCTGCTCTGCGGCGAAACGGGCACGGGCAAGGAGCTCTTCGCCCAGGCCATCCATAACGGCGGGGAGCGGCGCAACCGGCCCTTTGTGGCCATCAACTGCGGGGCCATTCCCAAGGAACTCCTGGAAAGCGAGCTGTTCGGCTATGAGGAGGGGGCCTTTACCGGCGCGCGCAAGGGCGGGCGGCCCGGCAAGTTCGAGCTGGCCGATTCGGGCACGCTTTTTCTGGACGAAATCGGGGACATGCCCTTTGACATGCAGGTCAAGCTGCTGCGCGTGCTCCAGACCGGCGAGATCCAGCGCGTGGGCGGCCTGCGTACCGTGCCCGTGGATCTGCGCGTCATTTCGGCCACCAACAAGGATCTGAGGCAGGCCATCGAACAGCAGAAATTTCGCGCGGATCTCTATTACCGCATCAGCACTCTGAACATCCTTGTGCCGCCCTTGCGCGAGCGGCCGGAAGACATTCTGCCCCTGGCCGAGTATTTCATCCAGCGGCACAGGCTGCGTCTGAACAAACCCACGGCGGTCCTGCCGCCGGACACCGCCGCCATGCTCACGGCCCATGCCTGGCCCGGCAACGTCCGCCAGCTGGAAAGCGCGGTGGAGCGCGCCATGCATCTGGCCGAGGGCGGCGATCTGCTGGCCGAGCATTTCGGCATCGCCGGGCTGGAGCGGCCCCGGCAGGCGGCTCCATCGGAACCGTCCGGCGGCTCCGGCCAGGGCACCCTGGAAGACCTGGAGCAACGGGCCGTGGCCGAAGCTCTGGCCCGGCACAACGGCAATATCCGGGCCGCGTCCCGCGCCCTGGGCGTCAGCCGCCCCACGCTCTACCGGAAATTGAAGAAAATGGCGGGCCGGGACTGA
- a CDS encoding RidA family protein, giving the protein MPITRYGTPAKAGALPFSKAAGADGWLYVSGQVPRAADGEIVSGSMTVQARAALNNLKAALALAGYGLEDVVRVNVFIDDPRDFAQFNKVYAEFFTPEHAPARVCVQAAMMSDLRVEVDCIAYRDKA; this is encoded by the coding sequence ATGCCCATCACACGTTACGGGACTCCGGCCAAAGCGGGCGCGCTGCCCTTTTCCAAGGCCGCGGGCGCGGACGGCTGGCTCTACGTCAGCGGTCAGGTGCCCCGCGCCGCCGACGGCGAAATCGTTTCCGGCAGCATGACCGTGCAGGCCCGCGCGGCCCTCAACAACCTCAAGGCGGCCCTGGCCCTGGCGGGTTACGGCCTGGAAGACGTGGTGCGGGTGAACGTCTTCATCGACGACCCGCGCGACTTCGCCCAGTTCAACAAGGTCTACGCGGAATTTTTCACGCCGGAGCACGCCCCGGCCCGGGTCTGCGTGCAGGCCGCCATGATGAGCGATCTGCGCGTGGAAGTGGACTGCATCGCTTACAGGGACAAGGCCTGA
- a CDS encoding NAD(P)/FAD-dependent oxidoreductase, producing MDKKTPSRKSGERDVVIVGGGISGAALAFGLAGKGCKVTVLDAPTRTNMASRTNVGLIWCQSKFLHLPEYARWGFMSSRLFPELVRELEEISGLHVPVNFTGGLIPVLGAEDFQKRADYIVKLREALGEYRGAVIERGELEKKLPKIPFGPEVCGAAWCEEDGVIDPLALLRAYRAALPRLGAEYVETLVLDVTPHAGGYRVATRNGDYFCRRLVLAAGLANRRFARFAVPDLPVYPDKGQVLLVERLPMVMPIPVLGATQTFGGTVIIGFKHERVGHDSGVVPASVATEGRWAMRVWPELAKKRLIRTWSGLRVMPEDNMAIYSRLPGHPQVSLINTHSAVTMAAAHSRLLPDFILGGELPETARGMTLKRFGFAC from the coding sequence ATGGACAAAAAAACGCCGTCAAGAAAATCCGGAGAACGCGACGTCGTCATCGTGGGCGGCGGCATTTCCGGCGCGGCCCTGGCTTTCGGACTGGCCGGAAAAGGCTGCAAGGTCACGGTGCTGGACGCGCCCACCCGCACCAACATGGCCTCGCGCACCAATGTGGGGCTGATCTGGTGCCAGTCCAAATTCCTGCATCTGCCGGAATACGCCCGCTGGGGCTTCATGTCCTCGCGGCTCTTTCCGGAACTGGTCCGGGAACTGGAAGAAATCTCCGGCCTGCACGTGCCCGTGAACTTCACGGGCGGCCTGATTCCGGTGCTCGGCGCGGAGGATTTTCAGAAGCGCGCCGACTACATCGTCAAGCTGCGCGAAGCTCTGGGCGAATACCGGGGGGCCGTGATCGAACGCGGCGAGCTGGAAAAAAAGCTGCCCAAAATCCCCTTTGGTCCGGAGGTCTGCGGCGCGGCCTGGTGTGAGGAGGACGGCGTCATCGACCCGCTGGCCCTGCTGCGCGCCTACCGGGCGGCTCTGCCCCGGCTGGGGGCCGAATATGTGGAAACCCTGGTGCTCGACGTGACCCCCCATGCGGGCGGCTACCGCGTCGCCACCCGCAACGGGGACTATTTCTGCCGCCGCCTGGTGCTGGCCGCCGGTCTGGCAAACCGGCGCTTCGCCCGTTTCGCCGTGCCGGATCTGCCGGTCTATCCGGACAAGGGCCAGGTGCTGCTGGTGGAACGCCTGCCCATGGTCATGCCCATTCCGGTGCTGGGGGCCACCCAGACCTTCGGCGGCACGGTGATCATCGGCTTCAAGCATGAACGCGTGGGACACGACAGCGGCGTTGTTCCCGCCTCGGTGGCCACGGAAGGCCGCTGGGCCATGCGGGTCTGGCCGGAACTGGCGAAAAAGCGCCTGATCCGGACCTGGTCCGGCCTGCGCGTCATGCCGGAAGACAATATGGCCATTTACAGCCGCCTGCCCGGCCACCCCCAGGTGAGCCTGATCAATACCCACAGCGCCGTGACCATGGCCGCCGCGCACAGCCGTCTGCTGCCCGATTTCATTCTGGGCGGGGAGCTGCCCGAAACCGCGCGCGGCATGACGCTCAAACGCTTCGGCTTCGCCTGCTGA
- a CDS encoding (2Fe-2S)-binding protein, with product MHNANTATVRIIFDGRALDVPAGISVAAAVLGHAHAGRTATHPVDHSPRAPYCLMGVCFECLMEIDGEADVQSCLVPVREGMVVNRQTPPEDK from the coding sequence ATGCACAACGCCAACACAGCCACTGTGCGCATCATCTTTGACGGGCGGGCCCTGGACGTTCCGGCGGGCATCAGCGTGGCCGCCGCCGTGCTGGGGCACGCCCACGCCGGGCGTACCGCGACGCATCCCGTGGACCACAGCCCGCGCGCGCCCTATTGCCTGATGGGCGTCTGTTTTGAATGCCTCATGGAAATCGACGGCGAAGCCGACGTCCAGTCCTGCCTGGTGCCCGTGCGGGAAGGCATGGTCGTGAACCGGCAGACGCCCCCGGAGGACAAGTGA
- a CDS encoding (2Fe-2S)-binding protein, whose translation MDKHTDVVIVGAGPAGLAAACAARSCGLTVTLLDEQAAPGGQLLRNVESPLAQALMDPREREAGLRLVEDFRGSGATYVPRAVVWGMEGRCLSFSVDNVPQRLSAANVILAPGGMERPVPFPGWTLPGVMGAGGADILLRSGGSLTADKDAPVVLAGNGPLLLLLAGHLLDAGVRIAAWLDTGSLSQRLLSGAAMPAALLDPPYLGKGLRMALRVLRGGVPVIRNARDIRALGANSLEKVSYAAKGETRELPAAVLLRHEGIIPRVQICNALGARLRWDRVQRCWYPDVDANGRTSLDGLYVAGDGAYVHGGDASRLKGWLAGIDAARRLGVISPAEAGRRAAGARRKLAVLRAARGFLRYVFAPDPKIFDVPDETLVCRCECVSAGAIRKAVAEGFHEVNEVKRVTRCGMGQCQGRMCGPALAEITARAQGARPDAVGCLHMRSPFRPVKLETYCNLHAPE comes from the coding sequence ATGGACAAGCATACGGATGTCGTCATTGTCGGCGCGGGCCCGGCCGGTCTGGCCGCGGCCTGCGCGGCGCGTTCCTGCGGCCTGACGGTGACCCTGCTGGACGAGCAGGCCGCGCCGGGCGGGCAGTTGCTGCGCAATGTGGAAAGCCCCCTGGCCCAGGCCCTCATGGACCCCAGGGAACGTGAAGCGGGCCTGCGCCTGGTGGAGGATTTCCGCGGCAGCGGCGCGACATACGTGCCGCGCGCCGTGGTCTGGGGCATGGAAGGACGCTGCCTTTCCTTCAGCGTGGACAATGTGCCGCAACGTTTGAGCGCGGCCAACGTCATTCTGGCCCCCGGCGGCATGGAACGGCCCGTGCCCTTTCCGGGCTGGACCCTGCCCGGCGTCATGGGCGCGGGCGGGGCGGACATTCTGCTGCGCTCCGGCGGCAGCCTCACGGCGGACAAGGACGCCCCCGTGGTGCTGGCGGGCAACGGCCCCCTGCTGCTTCTGCTGGCCGGGCATCTGCTGGACGCGGGCGTGCGTATCGCGGCCTGGCTGGATACGGGCAGCCTGTCGCAACGTCTGCTCTCCGGCGCGGCCATGCCCGCCGCCCTGCTGGACCCGCCCTATCTGGGCAAGGGCCTGCGCATGGCCCTGCGCGTGCTCAGGGGCGGCGTGCCCGTCATCCGCAACGCGCGGGACATCCGGGCTCTGGGCGCGAACAGCCTGGAAAAGGTTTCCTACGCCGCCAAGGGCGAAACGAGGGAACTTCCGGCCGCCGTGCTGCTGCGCCATGAGGGCATCATCCCCCGCGTCCAGATCTGTAACGCCCTGGGCGCGCGCCTGCGCTGGGACCGGGTCCAGCGCTGCTGGTATCCGGACGTGGACGCCAACGGTCGCACCAGCCTGGACGGCCTGTATGTGGCGGGCGACGGCGCCTATGTGCACGGCGGCGACGCCAGCCGCCTCAAGGGCTGGCTGGCCGGCATCGACGCGGCCCGGCGTCTGGGCGTCATCTCCCCGGCCGAGGCCGGACGCCGCGCGGCTGGGGCCCGGCGCAAACTGGCCGTGCTGCGCGCGGCGCGCGGCTTTTTGCGTTACGTCTTCGCGCCTGACCCGAAGATTTTCGACGTGCCGGACGAAACCCTGGTCTGCCGCTGTGAGTGCGTCAGCGCGGGCGCCATCCGCAAGGCCGTGGCCGAAGGCTTTCACGAGGTCAACGAGGTCAAGCGCGTGACCCGTTGCGGCATGGGCCAATGCCAGGGGCGCATGTGCGGCCCGGCCTTGGCGGAGATTACGGCCCGTGCGCAGGGCGCGCGGCCCGACGCCGTGGGCTGCCTGCACATGCGCAGCCCCTTCCGCCCCGTGAAACTTGAAACCTACTGCAATCTCCACGCGCCGGAATGA